The genomic segment CATTGCAAGACGTTTTATTCTTTTTCTTTCGGTTCTTGAGAAGTTCCTTTTTCATCAGGGGGAGGACGAAATTTTCCATCTTTAATCCCTTGAGAAATCTTTTCAAGAGTGTGTTTTGCTTGTAATTCTTGATTAACACTTGTGTCTTTAAGAGGAAGTACAAAAGCAAGTAATATGAAAATTAGGCTAAAAATTAATCCGCCTAATCCGGCAAGAATCAGTTTGAGTTTTTCATCATTCATTATCATGCTCTCCCATTAAATATGGGATATTATAGCTTATTCTAAGAGAGTTTTCCTGAAGAAACGAGTTGAGCCACGACGGCACTATTGTACATAATTTTATTATAGTATGTATGATTGACCATTCCGCCGTTATAGCCGCTTATCGCATTAAAAGAGTTTCCACGGCTGTTATGCAACAAAACTAGATAATAGGTTGCTACTTTTGCGGAGAGTTGAGTATCACCTAGAAGTCGTGCTGCGAGTTGAATATCGCTTAGATTGTTCAACCAATTTAGAGCTTTAATATTTTGAGAAACATGACGTGCAGTTGAAACACGGATTTGCATTGCTCCCAATGATGCTTTGGTAATCGAGCGATGATTATGAAAATCACCGATTGTATTTTTGCCGGCGCTACTCTCGGTTAAACAGATAGCACTAACCATATTTTCATAGGTTTTCCCATTTTTATCGGGAATATTTTTGGCAACGTTTCGAACCGTTTGCAATACATGAAGTTGCTTTGGGCTCATCGTGTCATTTGTATTATCGGCTAATGATGCACATACAAAGAGAACTAGTAATGAAAGTGATTTCATCATTTTATACCTCCTTATTTTGGTAATGAAATTTTAAGGTATATATAAGCCTAGCATACTGCGATGAAGATTTTAAATGATTTAGTTAAGAAAAACTAATGAAAAACATCGCTTAGAGCCTATAGAGTGGGAAAGCTGACATTAAGATTAGAAGATTATTTGGGTATAAAATATTTAATAATGTTAATTAATTGTTGTTAAGTTT from the Sulfuricurvum sp. genome contains:
- a CDS encoding transglycosylase SLT domain-containing protein, with the protein product MMKSLSLLVLFVCASLADNTNDTMSPKQLHVLQTVRNVAKNIPDKNGKTYENMVSAICLTESSAGKNTIGDFHNHRSITKASLGAMQIRVSTARHVSQNIKALNWLNNLSDIQLAARLLGDTQLSAKVATYYLVLLHNSRGNSFNAISGYNGGMVNHTYYNKIMYNSAVVAQLVSSGKLS